One stretch of Thermococcus sp. 21S9 DNA includes these proteins:
- a CDS encoding type II toxin-antitoxin system RelE/ParE family toxin, translated as MVYNVLLHRNVLKRLRDAPEHIRRKFEELVEELKYNPIPSEKFDVKKLKGRENTFRVRLGEYRVIYELQRKKLLILVIKFGKRENVYE; from the coding sequence ATGGTTTACAACGTTCTCCTCCACAGAAACGTCTTAAAAAGATTGAGAGACGCTCCCGAGCACATAAGACGGAAATTTGAAGAACTCGTTGAAGAACTCAAATATAACCCAATCCCTTCTGAAAAGTTTGACGTTAAGAAGCTCAAGGGAAGAGAGAACACCTTTCGAGTTCGTCTGGGTGAGTACCGGGTAATCTACGAGCTTCAGAGAAAGAAACTGCTTATTCTCGTTATCAAATTTGGAAAGCGGGAGAACGTTTACGAATAA